In one Helicoverpa zea isolate HzStark_Cry1AcR chromosome 5, ilHelZeax1.1, whole genome shotgun sequence genomic region, the following are encoded:
- the LOC124630249 gene encoding dual specificity protein phosphatase 14-like: MKVLPVADKVASVGDGNEPTVVDTQTLTKEELNKGCPLGVSRVTPFLYVCGAHALPGAVRVLRPGLIVSAAPELPPPPEDYVPRQFVPLLDTPNSDMHPYMESVADLINEVVCNGDVVLVHCVAGISRSVTLCLAYLVKWQKMTLRDAYYHMKQRRPQIRPNTGFFKQLIKYEERLFGEPSVKMVYCEAIDKEIPDVYEPDYIGMTWFRQRYGPIEKS; this comes from the exons ATGAAAGTCCTGCCCGTAGCAGACAAAGTTGCGAGTGTAGGAGATGGCAACGAACCGACTGTAGTTGACACGCAGACCCTGACCAAGGAGGAACTGaacaa AGGTTGTCCTCTTGGGGTATCTCGTGTCACCCCGTTCCTGTACGTGTGCGGGGCTCATGCCTTGCCTGGAGCTGTGAGAGTCCTGCGCCCTGGCCTCATCGTCAGCGCAGCTCCCGAGCTGCCTCCACCACCTGAAGACTATGTGCCAAGACAGTTCGTGCCACTGCTGGATACACCCAACTCTGACATGCACCCATACATGGAGAGCGTAGCTGACCTGATTAATGAG GTGGTCTGTAACGGAGATGTGGTGCTGGTACATTGCGTGGCTGGCATATCCAGGTCGGTCACTCTCTGCCTGGCGTACCTCGTCAAGTGGCAGAAGATGACCTTGAGGGACGCCTATTATCATATGAAGCAAAGGCG ACCTCAAATCCGACCGAACACTGGATTCTTCAAGCAGCTCATCAAGTATGAAGAGAGGCTCTTCGGGGAGCCATCAGTCAAAATGGTGTACTGTGAAGCTATCGACAAGGAGATTCCTGACGTGTATGAACCAGACTACATCGGCATGACTTGGTTCAGGCAGAGATACGGACCCATCGAGAAGAGCTGA